The sequence TGCGGCGACTGCGGGAGCGCGTACCAGTGGCCCGGCTGGAGCCGGACGGGGACGAGGAAGTCGCGGGCGCCCTCCGGGGTGGACCGGGTGAGGGTGGGCGTCTCGACGTTCACGAAGCCGTGCGCGCGCATCACCTCGTGCGTCAGGAACGAGGCCTCCGAGCGGACCTTCATCGCCCGCGCGACGCTCTCGCGGCGCAGGTCGAGGTAGCGGTACTTGAGGCGGATCTCCTCGTTGACGTTGACGTCGCCCTCGATGGGGAACGGCAGCGGCGCCGCGTCGGAGAGCACCTCGATGCGGGCGGCGGCGACCTCGACCCCGCCGGTGGGCAGTTCGGGGTTCTCGTTGCCCTCCGGCCGGACGCGGACCTCGCCGACGACCTTGACGCAGTACTCGGCGCGCAGGTCGTGCGCGGTGTCCTCCTCGCGGAAGACGACCTGCGCGGTTCCGGAGGCGTCGCGCAGGTCGATGAACGTGACGCCGCCGTGGTCGCGGCGGCGCCCGACCCAGCCGGCCAGCGTTACCTGCTGCCCGGCGTGCTCCTTGCGGAGCGTCCCCGCCTCGTGGGTGCGGATCATTTCGAGAGCCTTTCCTTCAACGTCGTGGTGAGGTCGGTGAGCGGGACGGCGGTCTGCTCGCCCTCGGCCAGGTCCTTGACCTGGGCGACGCCGTCCGCGATATCTCGCTCCCCGAGGATCACGGCGTACCGGGCGCCCGAGCGGTCCGCGTCCTTCATGGCGCCCTTCAGCCTCTTGCCGCCGAACGCCATGTCGGCGGCGATCCCGGCGCGGCGCAGCTCCGCGACGAGCGCGAACAGGCGCCGCTCGGCGGTGTCGCCGAGCGCCACGCCGAACGCCTCGCAGCGCGGCTTGGCGGCGAACGCGGGGCCCGCCTCGTCCGACGACTCGGCCTCCAGGGCGAGGATCGTGCGGTCCAGGCCGAGCCCGAATCCGATGCCGGGCAGCAGGGGACCGCCGATGTCCTCCGACAGCCCGTCGTAGCGGCCGCCGCCGCCGATGCCGGACTGGGCGCCGAGCAGCGGGTGGTCGAACTCGTAGGTGGTGCGGGTGTAGTAGTCCAGGCCGCGGACGAGGGTGGGGGTGTCCTCCCACGCGATGCCGAGGTCGGCGAGCAGCTCCCGGACGCGGTCGTGGTGCGCCTTGCACGCCGGGCACAGGTGGTCGGCCATCAGCGGGGCGCCCGCGAGCTGCTCGCGGACCTTGGGACGCTTGTCGTCCAGCACCCGCAGCGGGTTGATCTCGACGCGGGCGCGGGTGTCCTCGTCCAGGTCCAGGCCGCGCAGGAAGTCCTGCAGCAGGGCCCGGTAGGCGGGGCGGCACTCCTTGCAGCCGAGCGAGTTCAGCAGCAGCCGCACCCGGGTCAGGCCGAGGGACCGGTACCAGTTCCACGCGATCGCGATCGTCTCGGCGTCGACCTGCGGGTCCTCGCTGCCGATCGCCTCCAGGTCGAGCTGGTAGAACTGCCGGTAGCGGCCCTGCTGCGGGCGCTCGGCCCGGAACGCGGCCCCGGTCGTCCACACCTTCACCGGCAGCGAGCCCTTGTGCAGGTTGTTCTCCAGGACGGAGCGCAGCACCGACGCGGTGAACTCGGGGCGCAGCGTCAGCGACCGGCCGCCCCTGTCCTCGAAGGTGTACATCTCCTTGGACACGACGTCGGTGGACTCGCCGACGCCGCGCCGGAACAGGTTGGTGTCCTCGAACACCGCCAGTTCCAGATACCCGTACCCGGCCAGCCTCGCCTGCTCGGCGAACGCCTCCCGGATGGCGTAGAAGAGATCCGCGCGCGGCGGGACGTACTCGCTGACCCCCTTTGGGGCCCGGAAACTCGAACTCATGGTGTTTTAGATCAGAATCCCTTG is a genomic window of Actinomadura citrea containing:
- the hisS gene encoding histidine--tRNA ligase; translation: MSSSFRAPKGVSEYVPPRADLFYAIREAFAEQARLAGYGYLELAVFEDTNLFRRGVGESTDVVSKEMYTFEDRGGRSLTLRPEFTASVLRSVLENNLHKGSLPVKVWTTGAAFRAERPQQGRYRQFYQLDLEAIGSEDPQVDAETIAIAWNWYRSLGLTRVRLLLNSLGCKECRPAYRALLQDFLRGLDLDEDTRARVEINPLRVLDDKRPKVREQLAGAPLMADHLCPACKAHHDRVRELLADLGIAWEDTPTLVRGLDYYTRTTYEFDHPLLGAQSGIGGGGRYDGLSEDIGGPLLPGIGFGLGLDRTILALEAESSDEAGPAFAAKPRCEAFGVALGDTAERRLFALVAELRRAGIAADMAFGGKRLKGAMKDADRSGARYAVILGERDIADGVAQVKDLAEGEQTAVPLTDLTTTLKERLSK